The Halomonas sp. 7T genome contains a region encoding:
- a CDS encoding EAL domain-containing protein codes for MNRQFSDANIFHHLANALSQAQGEGYFEQVAAALGASLAVDHLIIGRIDESQQATTLALWSKGKLQHNITFKLDDLPISASDTSDFIHIPESAAQRFPKNQLLTSLDAHAYLSVSFSLPSSVNSQRGSTGFVAAANASPVKNSQYPVEVLRLASVNIAVEITRLEKKRRQQQRTLYKRQALQLLSQSHQVITHASSEQALFDTICQQAIAIGGFSMAWIGYSQPGNRDVITPQAAAGKASHYLSPIVEAFGKFYATSPHIEHTEAGSCTPIQLADMAHHPAFSTLKDIALACHLRSVVCLPLECHDQCYGLLTLYKSEIQPFDDDELQLLNALAGNIAFGIDTLRSKAAQQRIQRAVLKITLAVSARTGGEFLDQLTHHMADALGADLAFIAQLNADAPSRADTLAVVIDGEPQANFTYTLPGSPCEKVLANSECIVADGAGQSLPVEGREALHWVRAYAGRRLDNNEGKAVGLLGVMYREPLHDTELVSSVLQIFASGVTAELARQKDEAHIRQLAFYDIGTGLPNRTAFMRRLENSFNHAVEHGHQLGLMLLDLNHFKEINDTQGHDVGDKVLKAVAAAFQRSLKDNEYLARLGGDEFVVLLEPNSQGLLTHTAECLLHSLADPLVIDGQSFELEVSIGVALYPDDAGSARELLKHADIAMYQAKQQKLPYLFFEAQMGVALASRLDMAKRLSEALVNGSLSLHYQPQIDFKTGQLTGAEALCRWYDPVLGAVGPNEFIPLAEERGLIIPLGNWVINEVFRQLAVWQLEGHTMPGQIAINIASRHFEDPRLIDNLQHKCTAHGVTPSQICLELTESGFMEAPEEAVAITQTLKEAGYGLAIDDFGTGYSSLAYLKRFSADKLKIDMSFILDMLNNHHDRTIVATIIAMAHSLGMVTVAEGVESCELATALLEMGCQEGQGYWYDKPLPGDEFMKKWLAPR; via the coding sequence ATGAACCGCCAGTTTTCAGACGCTAATATTTTTCATCACCTCGCCAATGCGCTCTCTCAGGCCCAAGGTGAGGGCTATTTTGAGCAAGTTGCCGCCGCATTAGGCGCGTCGCTGGCAGTTGATCACCTGATCATCGGGCGTATTGATGAGAGCCAACAAGCCACTACATTGGCCCTGTGGTCGAAAGGCAAGCTACAACATAACATCACTTTTAAATTAGATGATTTGCCGATTAGCGCTTCGGACACTTCAGACTTTATTCATATTCCTGAAAGCGCGGCACAGCGCTTTCCGAAGAACCAGCTCCTCACCTCGCTAGATGCTCATGCCTATTTGAGTGTTTCTTTCTCTCTGCCCTCGTCTGTGAACTCTCAAAGAGGCAGCACAGGGTTTGTCGCCGCTGCTAACGCAAGCCCGGTTAAAAACTCCCAATATCCAGTGGAAGTCCTACGCCTTGCCTCGGTGAATATAGCGGTAGAGATTACCCGGCTAGAAAAAAAGCGGCGGCAGCAACAGCGCACGCTGTACAAACGGCAAGCGCTACAGCTATTAAGCCAAAGCCATCAGGTCATCACACATGCCAGCAGCGAACAGGCGCTATTTGACACTATTTGTCAGCAAGCGATTGCGATTGGCGGGTTCTCAATGGCTTGGATCGGCTATTCTCAGCCAGGCAATAGAGATGTCATCACTCCCCAAGCCGCTGCTGGTAAAGCAAGCCATTATTTATCTCCTATTGTGGAGGCGTTTGGGAAGTTCTATGCAACATCTCCCCACATTGAGCATACCGAAGCAGGCAGCTGCACGCCTATCCAGCTCGCGGATATGGCGCATCATCCAGCCTTCAGCACGCTAAAAGATATCGCGTTAGCCTGCCATTTACGCAGCGTGGTATGCCTACCGCTTGAGTGTCACGACCAATGTTATGGTCTGTTAACGCTCTACAAGTCGGAGATTCAACCATTTGATGATGATGAATTACAACTGCTTAACGCGCTAGCGGGTAATATCGCCTTTGGGATTGATACGCTGCGTAGTAAAGCGGCACAGCAACGCATCCAGCGTGCCGTTCTCAAAATCACGCTGGCTGTTTCTGCGCGCACAGGTGGCGAGTTTCTTGATCAGCTAACGCATCACATGGCGGATGCATTAGGCGCCGACTTGGCGTTTATTGCACAGCTCAATGCTGATGCCCCCAGTCGTGCAGATACTCTGGCAGTAGTGATTGACGGCGAGCCTCAGGCCAATTTTACCTACACGCTACCAGGCTCCCCCTGTGAAAAGGTATTGGCTAATAGCGAATGTATTGTCGCTGATGGCGCGGGGCAATCCCTACCAGTGGAAGGTCGTGAGGCGCTTCATTGGGTGCGTGCCTATGCAGGTCGTCGGTTAGACAACAATGAGGGCAAAGCCGTTGGGCTGTTAGGCGTGATGTATCGGGAACCACTACACGACACTGAATTAGTGTCCAGCGTTCTGCAAATCTTCGCCTCTGGAGTCACCGCTGAGCTGGCGCGTCAAAAAGATGAAGCGCATATTCGTCAACTAGCTTTCTACGATATAGGCACCGGGCTGCCAAATCGTACTGCGTTTATGCGGCGCTTGGAAAACAGCTTTAACCATGCGGTAGAACATGGCCACCAATTAGGCCTAATGCTGCTCGATTTGAACCACTTTAAAGAGATCAACGATACCCAAGGTCACGATGTTGGCGATAAAGTATTAAAAGCGGTAGCAGCGGCTTTCCAGCGATCGCTTAAGGATAATGAGTACCTGGCGCGTTTGGGGGGCGATGAGTTTGTGGTGCTGCTTGAACCAAACTCTCAGGGTTTGCTTACCCATACGGCAGAGTGCTTGCTGCACTCTCTGGCTGACCCTCTGGTCATCGATGGTCAAAGCTTTGAATTAGAAGTCAGCATTGGCGTTGCGTTATATCCGGATGACGCTGGCAGCGCCCGCGAACTCCTCAAACACGCTGACATTGCTATGTACCAAGCCAAGCAACAAAAATTACCTTACCTGTTTTTTGAAGCCCAAATGGGGGTCGCACTTGCTTCACGGCTGGATATGGCCAAGCGGCTCTCTGAAGCGCTCGTCAATGGGTCGTTAAGCCTTCATTATCAACCACAAATTGATTTTAAAACTGGCCAGCTAACCGGTGCAGAGGCGCTTTGTCGCTGGTACGACCCCGTGCTAGGCGCCGTTGGGCCGAATGAGTTTATCCCCTTAGCAGAAGAGCGCGGCCTTATCATCCCACTGGGCAACTGGGTGATTAATGAGGTTTTTCGCCAGTTAGCCGTTTGGCAGTTGGAAGGGCACACCATGCCCGGACAAATAGCGATTAATATTGCCTCTCGCCACTTCGAAGACCCTCGACTTATCGACAACCTGCAACACAAATGTACTGCCCATGGCGTTACACCCTCACAGATTTGTCTTGAGCTAACTGAAAGTGGCTTTATGGAAGCTCCAGAAGAAGCCGTGGCGATAACACAAACTCTTAAAGAGGCTGGCTATGGGCTCGCCATTGATGATTTTGGTACAGGCTACTCATCGCTGGCGTATTTAAAACGCTTTTCAGCCGACAAACTTAAAATTGATATGTCGTTTATTCTCGACATGCTAAACAACCATCACGATCGTACTATCGTGGCAACCATTATTGCGATGGCACATAGTCTTGGTATGGTCACGGTTGCCGAAGGTGTCGAGTCTTGCGAGCTAGCCACCGCCCTGCTTGAAATGGGCTGCCAAGAGGGACAAGGCTATTGGTACGACAAACCTCTGCCCGGTGATGAGTTTATGAAAAAATGGCTAGCACCACGCTGA
- a CDS encoding diguanylate cyclase translates to MLKTLWARLAVAIFTPIMLVTATLYPMFNAQLDTQLERTRVTADALLEAKYATLLQDMNDSFNQVLATAEVPLLRLMLVAHQRASLSAFPNDVQNQKLSRFAEQLNDLFNTLLVHFGRYTRVVLIDTEGKGLLSVNTSTLLPDAPLTTYTANAAFNEAMALQQRDLYVSPPYLGAQSHSATYGTSTTLTTTPVIDIATPVFDNMGNRLGVLLLTLDWSTVTANIPQVLLVDARGTGLLPDSSEGLIPFNDTLTELWPDAWQKMARRNRGDITIDNQLLWFLSHDIRTHHYRSQAGMVTSHPDSQPWRLGIVMTKPSLKGLILESPTQLLATILVYLLAIAFSLFWALSTHRLRRLRREARHYASEVKDLYENAPCGYHSLDSQGYIVKINRTELNWLGYCAEELIGKRLYRDFITPDTRPAFDAAFQQMINMEQAASAECALLKRDDTMLPVAILATAHVTEEGFQYTRTTVFDLSERKQLESRLEQQAMTDALTGLGNRRFLEDQAAMEIARAQRSGEPLSLIAIDLDHFKHINDTYGHDGGDKVLQAFAATARAQLRDGDVLCRMGGEEFAILLPNATAGQAMQVAERLRHAVERTPVELTSDEISNITKSVVSYTASLGVTLVSINETLLKPAIKRADQGLYIAKKAGRNQSHWQDV, encoded by the coding sequence ATGCTCAAAACGCTGTGGGCCCGATTAGCCGTCGCTATTTTCACACCCATTATGTTAGTGACGGCAACACTCTACCCTATGTTTAACGCACAGCTAGACACCCAGCTGGAAAGAACACGTGTGACCGCCGATGCCTTGCTGGAGGCCAAGTACGCTACCCTGTTGCAAGATATGAACGACAGTTTTAACCAGGTTCTTGCCACCGCAGAAGTTCCGTTACTGCGTCTAATGTTAGTGGCCCACCAACGGGCGTCCCTTTCTGCTTTTCCGAATGATGTTCAAAACCAAAAACTTTCACGCTTCGCAGAGCAGCTAAACGACCTCTTTAACACGCTGTTAGTGCATTTTGGACGCTATACGCGTGTAGTACTTATTGATACAGAGGGCAAAGGGTTGCTTTCCGTCAACACGTCCACGCTATTGCCGGATGCTCCACTGACAACTTACACCGCTAACGCCGCCTTTAACGAAGCAATGGCACTGCAGCAACGTGACTTGTACGTATCGCCCCCTTATTTAGGCGCCCAATCACACAGCGCGACATACGGCACCAGCACCACCCTCACAACCACGCCGGTCATCGATATCGCTACCCCCGTGTTCGATAACATGGGGAACCGCCTCGGCGTGCTGCTATTGACACTCGACTGGTCGACTGTCACAGCCAACATCCCCCAGGTGCTGTTGGTCGATGCGCGGGGCACTGGCCTATTGCCCGACAGTAGCGAAGGGCTAATACCTTTTAACGATACCCTAACAGAACTGTGGCCTGACGCGTGGCAGAAAATGGCACGGCGCAATCGTGGCGACATCACCATTGACAATCAGCTTTTATGGTTTTTAAGCCATGATATTCGGACGCATCACTACCGCAGCCAAGCGGGGATGGTAACCAGCCACCCTGACTCTCAGCCCTGGCGGCTAGGCATTGTGATGACCAAGCCCAGCTTGAAAGGGCTAATATTGGAAAGCCCAACGCAACTCCTTGCGACGATACTGGTTTACCTACTGGCTATCGCTTTTAGTCTTTTTTGGGCACTTAGCACCCATCGCCTGCGGCGGTTAAGGCGTGAAGCGCGGCATTACGCTAGCGAAGTGAAGGATCTTTACGAAAATGCCCCTTGTGGCTACCACTCTTTAGATAGCCAAGGCTATATCGTCAAAATCAACCGTACGGAGCTTAACTGGCTAGGCTATTGCGCCGAGGAGCTCATCGGTAAACGGTTGTATCGGGATTTTATTACCCCCGATACCCGACCGGCCTTCGATGCAGCGTTTCAGCAAATGATTAACATGGAACAAGCGGCCTCGGCTGAGTGCGCGCTGCTAAAACGCGATGATACCATGTTGCCAGTGGCTATCTTAGCCACTGCACATGTGACCGAAGAGGGTTTTCAGTATACCCGCACCACCGTCTTCGATTTGAGCGAACGCAAGCAGCTAGAGTCCCGCCTAGAGCAGCAGGCAATGACAGATGCACTGACAGGTCTTGGCAACCGGCGTTTTTTAGAGGATCAGGCTGCTATGGAGATTGCCCGCGCGCAACGTAGTGGTGAACCACTTAGCTTGATCGCAATTGACCTAGACCATTTCAAACATATTAACGACACCTATGGCCACGATGGCGGCGATAAGGTACTACAAGCCTTCGCCGCAACGGCACGCGCCCAGCTGCGTGACGGCGATGTGCTATGCCGCATGGGAGGAGAGGAATTTGCTATATTGCTACCCAACGCTACCGCTGGGCAAGCCATGCAGGTGGCGGAGCGCCTACGCCACGCGGTAGAGCGCACACCCGTTGAGTTAACATCTGATGAGATAAGTAACATCACCAAGAGCGTTGTTTCTTATACCGCTTCGTTAGGCGTTACCCTTGTTAGCATCAATGAAACGTTGCTAAAACCCGCGATCAAGCGCGCCGATCAAGGGCTTTACATCGCAAAAAAAGCAGGGCGCAACCAGTCCCACTGGCAAGACGTTTAA
- a CDS encoding EAL domain-containing protein, whose amino-acid sequence MLLNVLSDPQALDAIQGKHDIPLVFISWLVALAASYAGLDIIKLVRWVSSPVGRSLWFLAGASAMGLGVWSMHFIGMHAYQLDFPVTHAPLPTLLSILPAVLGSLSAMVVLSRQAPSHQALWLAGLGLGLGIGAMHYSGMAAMRMPAELYYSLNFFLISLLVAVGLGIASVYVYRFCQHEWGIQHSRRCAFIAALCVSTAVSGMHYVAMQAAWFVPIASPTFSVLPSAISESANAGSVASSHASWLIYLIGVGAVLTALLTLIATQVQRRLHTSQRHEYMTQTRLLEVISSLQDSVVLLDYRSRIRLCNAAFARWVGVPGDHLVGKSASQLAYAQDHQALNIVIRQALAQRGEWSGMIQALRANGAVFPAWLSVTRVKYTDSDDSDYVALLSDRSAEQQAQQRIHYLAYHDVLTELPNRRALQARLSEVGNTHPSGHRYAFMALLDIDRFKLLNDSLGQEIGDELLRQLSRRLQYWAESGLYAARLDGNEFALLGAFSAADDASAERGVDMLMSKVLASLSANYELKGHAYPCKLNVGVLLFNPFTREGIAPLFKRADLALLAAKRLRDGKPQFFQVEQERELEARLVMERELRSAIEQDELCLHLQPQVDVQRQVIGAEALVRWQHPTRGMVSPGAFIPLAEETGLILPLGGWVLKEGCRLLGEWRHDERLKHVKLSLNVSVRQFQQPDFTEQVLSAMQQYGAPPERLTLELTESLLLSDAEGTINKMQQLKSLGVSFALDDFGTGYSSLAYLKRLPLDTLKIDIAFVRDLALDMQAKPIAETIITLAESLGLGVVAEGVETEDQCKVLTHLGCGVYQGFLFGRPAPVEIFTEALKRPLVSAPFE is encoded by the coding sequence ATGCTACTCAATGTGTTGTCGGACCCCCAGGCGCTTGATGCGATTCAGGGAAAACACGATATACCGCTTGTCTTTATTTCATGGCTCGTGGCGTTGGCAGCCTCTTACGCGGGCTTGGATATCATCAAACTCGTACGCTGGGTGTCTAGTCCGGTTGGGCGTAGCCTATGGTTTCTTGCGGGTGCGAGCGCAATGGGGCTGGGGGTTTGGAGCATGCACTTTATTGGCATGCACGCCTATCAGTTGGACTTTCCCGTTACCCATGCGCCGTTGCCTACGCTGCTTTCGATACTGCCAGCGGTTTTAGGTAGCCTGAGTGCAATGGTGGTGCTTTCGCGTCAAGCTCCTTCACATCAAGCGTTATGGCTGGCGGGGCTTGGGCTTGGGCTGGGTATTGGCGCAATGCACTACAGTGGCATGGCGGCGATGCGTATGCCTGCCGAGCTTTATTATTCGCTCAACTTTTTTCTAATCTCACTGCTCGTGGCGGTCGGCTTGGGCATCGCGAGTGTCTATGTTTACCGCTTCTGCCAGCACGAGTGGGGCATACAGCACTCCAGGCGCTGCGCGTTTATCGCCGCGCTGTGTGTTTCTACTGCCGTGAGTGGCATGCACTATGTGGCGATGCAAGCGGCGTGGTTTGTTCCTATCGCCAGCCCTACGTTTTCCGTGCTTCCTTCCGCTATTTCTGAGTCGGCTAACGCGGGATCTGTCGCTTCATCACACGCCAGTTGGCTGATTTATTTGATTGGCGTAGGCGCTGTACTCACCGCCTTGCTTACGTTGATTGCCACGCAGGTGCAGCGTCGGCTACACACAAGCCAGCGCCATGAATATATGACGCAAACGCGCTTGTTAGAGGTGATTTCCTCCCTGCAAGATAGCGTGGTGTTGCTGGATTATCGTTCACGTATTCGCTTATGCAATGCCGCGTTTGCGCGCTGGGTAGGGGTGCCAGGCGACCACCTAGTGGGTAAATCTGCCTCGCAGCTTGCTTACGCGCAAGATCACCAAGCACTGAACATAGTGATTCGCCAAGCGCTTGCACAACGTGGCGAATGGAGCGGCATGATACAAGCGTTACGTGCCAATGGCGCTGTGTTTCCAGCGTGGTTAAGCGTCACCCGTGTGAAGTACACCGACAGCGATGATAGCGATTACGTCGCGCTACTTAGCGACCGCTCAGCAGAGCAGCAAGCCCAACAGCGTATTCACTATCTGGCCTACCATGACGTGCTAACAGAACTTCCCAATCGACGAGCATTACAAGCGCGGTTAAGCGAGGTTGGCAACACGCACCCAAGTGGCCATCGCTATGCCTTTATGGCCCTTTTGGATATCGACCGTTTCAAACTTCTTAACGACAGCTTAGGCCAAGAGATCGGCGATGAGTTGCTGCGTCAATTAAGCAGGCGGCTTCAGTATTGGGCAGAGTCGGGCTTGTATGCAGCGCGGTTAGATGGCAATGAGTTCGCCTTATTGGGCGCGTTTTCAGCCGCAGATGATGCCAGCGCAGAGCGTGGCGTTGATATGCTTATGTCGAAAGTGTTGGCCTCCCTAAGCGCGAACTATGAACTAAAAGGGCACGCCTATCCGTGTAAGCTGAATGTAGGCGTGCTGCTATTTAACCCGTTTACGCGAGAAGGCATTGCCCCTTTATTTAAACGCGCCGATCTTGCGCTACTGGCGGCAAAGCGCCTTCGTGATGGTAAGCCCCAGTTCTTCCAAGTGGAGCAAGAGCGCGAGCTTGAAGCGCGTTTGGTAATGGAGCGCGAGCTACGCAGCGCCATTGAACAGGATGAGCTGTGCCTGCATTTACAGCCCCAGGTGGATGTACAGCGCCAGGTGATAGGGGCAGAAGCCCTGGTGCGCTGGCAACACCCGACGCGGGGCATGGTATCGCCCGGTGCTTTTATACCGCTAGCCGAAGAGACCGGGCTGATTTTGCCGCTGGGTGGATGGGTGCTTAAGGAGGGGTGCCGCCTGTTAGGCGAGTGGCGCCACGACGAGCGGCTTAAGCATGTAAAGCTATCGCTGAATGTGAGCGTGCGCCAATTTCAGCAGCCCGACTTTACTGAACAAGTGTTGTCGGCCATGCAGCAATATGGCGCCCCGCCTGAACGCTTAACGCTGGAACTCACGGAATCGCTTCTGCTCAGCGATGCAGAGGGCACCATTAACAAAATGCAGCAACTAAAGAGCTTAGGCGTTAGCTTTGCATTGGATGACTTTGGCACGGGTTATTCATCGCTTGCCTATTTAAAGCGCCTGCCGCTGGATACGCTGAAAATTGATATCGCCTTTGTGCGCGATTTAGCCCTCGATATGCAGGCAAAGCCTATCGCCGAGACGATCATTACCCTGGCGGAGAGCTTAGGTCTTGGCGTAGTCGCTGAAGGCGTAGAAACGGAAGATCAGTGTAAGGTGCTGACCCATCTGGGATGCGGTGTTTATCAAGGTTTTTTGTTTGGCCGTCCCGCGCCGGTTGAGATTTTTACTGAAGCGTTAAAGCGTCCGTTAGTCAGTGCCCCGTTTGAGTAG
- a CDS encoding sensor domain-containing diguanylate cyclase produces MQWRVPMNGEQTAQDYEAARLAALVEYHILDTPQDPLFDEIVELAAIICQAPIAVINFIDRNRQWFKAVKGLSVRETPLDISICSHAILQPGLFVVSDTTQDERFTCNPLVTGEPFVRFYAGALLKSHDGHPLGTLCVLDEKPRELNDQQRFALQALANQVMAHMELMRSHREQKRLIAELENARREMASLAATDVLTGLLNRRALERRLRNTLASIKRGASPAAIVMIDIDNFKHINDNYGHPVGDRVIKRFAQRCRSIIRQADVLARWGGEEFMLLMPHTSVDEAYQAANRLRDKLARQPLVADIAEPLYVTASMGICSLKEANSLQERLHVVDQLLYQAKDQGRDCIVLEKSLPHIERSA; encoded by the coding sequence ATGCAATGGCGAGTGCCCATGAACGGTGAGCAGACAGCGCAAGATTACGAAGCTGCACGCCTAGCGGCCTTGGTGGAGTATCACATACTGGATACCCCTCAAGACCCCTTGTTCGATGAAATTGTTGAGCTAGCCGCTATCATTTGCCAGGCGCCTATCGCCGTCATCAATTTTATTGACCGTAATCGGCAGTGGTTTAAGGCGGTGAAGGGGCTTTCCGTGCGTGAAACGCCGCTGGATATCTCTATTTGCTCCCACGCTATTCTTCAGCCAGGCCTTTTTGTGGTGTCCGACACCACCCAAGACGAGCGCTTTACGTGTAACCCGCTGGTAACCGGAGAACCCTTTGTACGCTTCTACGCGGGGGCACTGCTTAAAAGCCATGACGGCCACCCATTAGGCACGCTCTGCGTGCTGGATGAGAAGCCGCGCGAACTTAATGATCAACAGCGCTTTGCTCTACAAGCGCTGGCTAACCAGGTAATGGCGCATATGGAACTCATGCGCTCGCATCGGGAACAAAAACGTCTTATCGCAGAGCTAGAAAACGCACGTCGCGAAATGGCTAGCTTAGCCGCCACGGATGTACTTACCGGGCTATTAAACCGCCGGGCGTTAGAGCGAAGGCTGCGTAATACGTTGGCCTCTATCAAACGCGGTGCTTCCCCTGCGGCGATCGTGATGATCGATATTGATAACTTTAAACATATTAACGACAACTATGGCCATCCAGTGGGAGATAGGGTCATTAAACGCTTCGCGCAGCGCTGCCGCTCCATTATACGGCAGGCGGATGTACTAGCCCGTTGGGGCGGTGAAGAGTTTATGTTGCTCATGCCCCACACATCCGTAGACGAAGCGTACCAAGCCGCTAACCGGTTGCGTGACAAGCTGGCCCGCCAACCATTGGTCGCCGATATCGCTGAGCCGCTCTATGTAACGGCAAGCATGGGAATTTGCAGTCTGAAAGAAGCCAACAGCCTGCAAGAACGGCTACACGTGGTTGACCAACTGCTATATCAAGCCAAAGACCAGGGGCGAGACTGTATTGTGTTAGAAAAATCACTGCCACACATTGAGCGAAGTGCTTAA
- a CDS encoding DUF3037 domain-containing protein produces MDIYFNYSIIRFLPYRDIGEFINIGIVIHGNDGSFSTRVVDAGYSRVYDVFPALLKGLFAQHLKPLKRELSRIETLASNCKIDAQQQLFKNLIEPGEGVFTYSQAGTLVAKDPQAALDELFNRYIHHDFKHVASPEGK; encoded by the coding sequence GTGGATATTTACTTTAATTACTCAATCATCCGCTTTTTGCCTTACAGAGACATAGGCGAATTTATTAATATCGGCATCGTCATCCATGGCAATGACGGTAGCTTTTCTACGCGGGTCGTTGATGCAGGCTATTCTCGCGTTTATGACGTATTTCCGGCACTGCTAAAAGGCTTGTTTGCTCAACACCTTAAGCCGCTGAAACGAGAGCTATCGCGTATCGAAACACTCGCCAGTAACTGTAAGATTGACGCACAACAGCAGTTGTTTAAGAACCTTATTGAACCTGGTGAAGGCGTTTTTACTTACAGCCAAGCAGGCACGCTCGTCGCTAAAGACCCACAAGCAGCGCTAGATGAGCTATTCAACCGCTATATTCATCATGATTTCAAGCACGTAGCATCACCAGAAGGCAAGTAG